In Rhinatrema bivittatum chromosome 11, aRhiBiv1.1, whole genome shotgun sequence, a single window of DNA contains:
- the NR0B2 gene encoding nuclear receptor subfamily 0 group B member 2 produces the protein MTSLEMECETCQCDSVNAEKQNAILYTILSQKDHAMSCYSLAQHSCLCENRRTVCLKTPHLTCQAASNVLVKTISFVKKLPSFQLLPREDQLLLLESCWAPLFILGLAQEMVSFEVTETLAPSMLKRILLDGQPCSQSPAYDKTQPTLAGVQRLQCCLNKFWSLDLCQKEYAYLKGAILFNPDVPGLRASLYIESLQQEAQRALRELLMPLHPGEQGRFARILLTASTLKSIPPALIADLFFRSMIGNADIVELVMEMLYMQ, from the exons ATGACAAGCCTGGAAATGGAGTGTGAAACCTGCCAATGTGACTCAGTCAATGCAGAGAAGCAAAATGCCATTTTATACACTATCCTGAGCCAAAAGGACCATGCCATGTCGTGCTACAGCCTAGCACAGCACAGCTGCCTCTGTGAGAACCGCAGGACGGTGTGCCTGAAGACCCCACACCTCACCTGCCAAGCAGCCTCCAATGTACTGGTCAAAACCATTAGCTTTGTGAAGAAGCTACCATCTTTTCAGCTGCTGCCCCGGGAAgaccagctcctgctcctggagAGCTGCTGGGCTCCGCTGTTCATTCTAGGGCTTGCTCAGGAGATGGTCAGCTTTGAGGTTACAGAGACGCTGGCCCCCAGCATGCTCAAGAGAATCCTCTTGGATGGCCAGCCCTGCAGCCAAAGCCCAGCATATGACAAGACACAGCCCACCCTGGCAGGCGTGCAGAGGCTACAGTGCTGTCTGAACAAGTTCTGGAGTCTGGACCTATGCCAAAAGGAGTATGCATACCTAAAAGGAGCCATTCTCTTTAACCCTG ATGTCCCAGGACTGAGAGCTTCCTTGTACATAGAGAGCCTGCAGCAGGAAGCCCAGAGAGCTTTGAGGGAGCTCCTAATGCCTCTCCATCCTGGAGAGCAAGGCCGCTTTGCTCGCATCCTGCTGACTGCCTCCACTCTGAAATCAATCCCCCCGGCACTGATTGCAGATCTTTTCTTTCGGTCCATGATCGGGAATGCTGACATCGTGGAGCTAGTCATGGAAATGCTGTACATGCAATAA
- the GPATCH3 gene encoding G patch domain-containing protein 3 isoform X2 has protein sequence MAAPSGSVYCIVGNIPAAFRSAQLRSYFSQLAESCGFACFHYRHRPERRQGCPQLGSGTCCCVVAVRPGRERQLFRMYAGKQWVDEEGTGLPSRCVIRRIRVSPATDLGTFPYKTKKQLQSKKAASETFTQEDLERMPELNPPAMMPQGNVGTPVKVFLELIQACRLPPRIIKRLALKFPKTGSSRRYGNVPFNYQDSETVEQEELVYTSTGEEIPGGETLPSEREEKKQTDPTGESEQENPRDESHSDDDDDTCEEWERHEALHEDVTKQERTEERLFEEEIELKWEKGGSGLVFYTDAQYWQEEQGDFDEQTADDWDVDMSIYYDQGAGDKDSRDFMQMKLEQRRREGLECESILEQPVGTFERYTKVPRRAAADVSRCKEAPQGERRPHLHDLRRAS, from the exons ATGGCGGCGCCCAGCGGATCCGTCTACTGTATCGTCGGCAACATCCCCGCTGCCTTCCGCTCGGCCCAGCTCCGCAGTTACTTCAGTCAGCTCGCTGAGAGTTGCGGCTTCGCTTGCTTTCACTATCGGCACCGGCCCGAGCGGCGGCAGGGCTGCCCGCAGCTAGGCAGCGGGACCTGCTGCTGCGTGGTGGCCGTGCGGCCGGGCCGGGAGCGGCAGCTCTTTCGTATGTACGCCGGGAAGCAGTGGGTGGATGAGGAAGGGACCGGGTTGCCGAGCCGCTGTGTGATCCGCAGGATCCGGGTCTCACCGGCCACAG aTCTGGGCACCTTTCCCTATAAAACGAAAAAGCAGCTCCAGAGTAAAAAGGCTGCCAGTGAAACCTTCACCCAGGAGGACCTGGAGAGGATGCCAGAGCTGAACCCCCCAGCGATGATGCCCCAGGGGAATGTGGGGACACCTGTGAAAGTCTTTCTGGAGCTAATCCAGGCCTGCAGGCTGCCGCCGCGTATCATCAAACGGCTGGCACTCAAATTCCCCAAGACGGGCTCCAGCCGGCGCTACGGGAATGTGCCGTTCAATTACCAGGACTCTGAGACCGTGGAGCAGGAGGAGCTGGTGTACACATCCACGGGAGAGGAGATTCCAGGGGGGGAGACGCTTCCCTCTGAGCGTGAGGAGAAAAAGCAAACGGACCCCACTGGAGAGTCGGAGCAAGAGAACCCAAGAGACGAGTCGCACTCCGATGAT GATGATGATACATGCGAGGAGTGGGAACGGCACGAGGCTCTGCACGAGGATGTGACAAAGCAAGAGCGCACCGAAGAGCGGCTGTTCGAGGAGGAGATCGAGCTGAAGTGGGAGAAGGGAGGATCGGGGCTGGTCTTTTATACCGATGCTCAGTATTGGCAGGAGGAGCAAGGAG ATTTTGATGAACAGACAGCTGATGACTGGGACGTGGATATGAGTATTTACTATGACCAAG GGGCAGGTGATAAGGACTCCAGGGATTTTATGCAGATGAAGCTGGAGCAGAGACGCCGGGAAGGACTGGAGTGTGAGTCCATTCTCGAACAGCCAGTTGGGACCTTTGAACGATACACTAAG